One genomic segment of Erythrolamprus reginae isolate rEryReg1 chromosome 2, rEryReg1.hap1, whole genome shotgun sequence includes these proteins:
- the RPL17 gene encoding large ribosomal subunit protein uL22, with amino-acid sequence MVRYSLDPENPTKSCKSRGSNLRVHFKNTRETAQAIKGMHIRKATKYLKDVTLKKQCVPFRRYNGGVGRCAQAKQWGWTQGRWPKKSAEFLLHMLKNAESNAELKGLDVDSLVIEHIQVNKAPKMRRRTYRAHGRINPYMSSPCHIEMILTEKEQIVPKPEEEVAQKKKISQKKLKKQKLMARE; translated from the exons ATGGTCCGCTACTCACTCGACCCAGAGAACCCCACAAAAT CATGCAAGTCCAGGGGTTCCAACCTTCGGGTCCATTTCAAG AACACACGTGAGACTGCCCAGGCTATCAAGGGGATGCACATTCGGAAGGCCACCAAATATTTAAAGGACGTGACTCTGAAGAAGCAGTGCGTTCCATTCCGGCGTTACAACGGTGGTGTCGGCAGATGTGCGCAG GCCAAGCAGTGGGGTTGGACCCAGGGACGTTGGCCCAAAAAGAGTGCCGAGTTCCTCCTGCATATGCTCAAAAATGCGGAGAGCAATGCTGAGCTGAAG GGTCTGGATGTTGATTCGCTGGTAATTGAGCACATCCAGGTTAACAAAGCCCCCAAAATGCGAAGGCGCACTTACCGAGCTCACGGGCGCATCAATCCATACATGAGTTCTCCCTGCCACATTGAAATGATCCTCACAGAAAAGGAACAGATTGTCCCTAAACCAGAAGAAGAAGTTGCTCAAAAGAAGAAG ATATCCCAAAAGAAATTGAAGAAGCAGAAACTAATGGCTCGAGAATAA